The Eremothecium cymbalariae DBVPG#7215 chromosome 1, complete sequence DNA segment GATGCAGggttcaaaaaattcacGCCGGACTTTGGCTCCGATCTCTCTGAATGTTTTTGAGAACTGACAAACTGCATATGATGGTGTTGATGAACCCACATTCTATTACGAAGCCATTTATGAGTCAAACCAGGTTCAACATACCGCTCCGGATGCAAAAGTAACAACTCCGTCCTTGCAGTTgtcttgttcttcaataGCAGACGTTCGTATTCACCAATGTCAGGTTCACTAGTAGCGTCTGCTAGAAGCAAAATGCAGTCTCCTTGAGAAATACATGTTGAGGTCCAAGAAGAATTTATAGGGGTGTCTGCAATATACACAACGACCTCGTAGAGTTCTTCAAGTTGAGTAAAATAGCCAGATTGTTTCAAGTTAGCCAACTTATCAAAAGCATGTCTACCTAAATGAGAAAGTGTGGTACTTTGAGTCAATCCGATAGTAGTCCTTCCTACTTGTTTGAAAGCTGAAACCAGTTTTGTGGCAAACTCTTCCACTGGTAGCCCTTGCGTGATAGGTAAAATAGTGATAGTCTTGTAATTTATTGCCCAACTAAAGCTGTCACTGCCCCAGCTTGAGCTGCTAACAGAGGATGGAATCATTAGATTAAAATCATATCGGTACCCATTCGCATTATTCATAATTTTTGTGGGTTCATCACTATCAGAATGTTTCTGCAATATATTACGCGCCACAAGCCTGCTGACGCGAATCATTATTGAGGGATGTTCTAAAGCAAGCACTTCAAACAACGTCCTTGGAATACGTGCTAGTTCCGTGTCTCTTACAGCAACAACGGTGGATAACCGATTCACTGCTGTTATAACTTCAACCTCACCAAAGCTACAACCCTGAGAATACTCACCAATAACCTGTACATGCCTCTTGTTTAATTCCtttcttgtcttctttCTCCTCAAAGATGAAAGTTTTTCTTCCAATGGTTCTTGAGTCTTAGTTCTTTGATGTAATTGTCTGAGCCTGCCATTTAACACCACATAAATTGCGTTTGCTGGATCATTCTGTTTAAATAGCGTTTCAGAAGCTTCTAAGTGTACCCATTCCAATGCATAGTCCAATTTTAGTATTTTAGGACTTAGAAGGTTGGTCAACGTTTCTGCAATTCTCAAATAAATcatgaaatatttgtcgCAAAGTTTTTCTAGCACTCCTAGTGCCACGAACCCAACATATAAGTCTGTTTTAGCCCTCAATGAAACAAAGGATTTAAAACCTATTACAGCTGCTAAATATCCTGCAATACCACCAGGTTTTACTGTGTAAAGAACATGCTCAACAAGGTCTTCCTCAGCTTTGGAGCAAACCTCTAATTCACCTGATACGATATAATACAACCCTTTACTATTAGCATTTTGTTCCAACAAAATAGTTCCGCTCGAAATAAACATCGTTTCCAAACCTTGAGCAAATTCGACCTTGGCAGAATTAAAGTCTAGGTTTAGTGGTTCCTTTTCAGCATATTTGGCACGTTGGGCCTTCTTTCTAATCTTGACTTTCTCCGGAGATAAACACTTGAAGACTTCTTGATTTAATGATTTTGTTTGGGATACAGATGCGAAGGATGAACACAACGATGCGCTTGAAGTCCTTCTGTGCTTCACTAGGAAACTATCCTCATTTGGGGGCATGATATTTTCGTTCGTAATACCCAAATAACCAAATATGCTTTCAACAAGTGCCATTCTCCAAGCAGATTCCTCGGTTTCTTCTGCTGCAGAAAAGGAATAGGAATTGGGATTCTCATTTAAGTTTATTTTTGAGGTTTTTGTACTCAATGTTGACGGAGATGAGATTGAAGGATGATGGCTATTAGAATTGTGTGGTTCTCCTTGATGTAAAGTTATATTGGTGCTACTATTATCCTTTGAGTATTTCTGCGCCCTAGATAAACCTGAAGAAGCATTTGTAGTACGGCAGCTGAAGTCCTTCCGTGATAAAGGAACGTTAGATAACAAATCGCCAGGGTTAAATTGGTCTCTGGATTCAAGGGCAATATGACGAGAACCCTTGGTGGACCCCTGAGAGATATTCCTTGCACTACCTCTCTGATGTCTGTGAATATTTTCTTGAGAAGGTAACTCGTTTGATTTCCTTTGTATACTCTTCAATAGCGCATCCTGCAAGTAATACGGCAACTCAAAATTAACACGCCTATTCAATAATACCTCTGTGTACATAATCTCCTTAGTCAACCCTAAGTAAGAATGGGCTGTTTGGAAAGTGACACGATACAACTCTGTGAGAATCATTTGAATAATATGGGAGGCAGACCGAGGGTATTTTACCATTAGCCGCTTAAACGCACTGGCGGGGATCACTGCAACTGTGCAGTCTGTAGAAGCATATGCAACAATTTCCGGAAGAGATTCAGAACTTTTTTCAACTATACTATGATTAGAAATTGGAGAATCATCGATGTGTCTGGGTACAGGTGAATAGGATGGGGTTGGGGCATTGGGCATATTCTGAAGTGAAACGTCATATTTTTGATACGCCTTGGTTAAAGCTATGTCTACGTTCTGCGGTTCCTGTAGGGAATCCAAGAACGGGAAAACAGAGGGCCGAAAGGAAGTATCTACAATACACTCAGTCGATGGACTTTTGGCTCCTAGGCCATTTGTCTCCGTCATAGGGGCCTGGTTATCTGTGAAAAGTTTAAGGATGCTTACAAGGGAAGAGACATGGTTTCCCGCTGTGACCTTGTTTAACAATTGGAATCTTTCACCGTTAACTCTTAGATCATCGTCTGTGGTCTCATACTGGTAGTCATCTGTTACAGGCTTCGCGCCATTATggctgttgctgttttcGTGAGGTGTAGCAATCTTATGATAAATCTGCAAAGTCCCTTCCACAACAATTGAAAACCCAACAGAGTCATCAAGCAGCATAACTTCATCCTGTTCTAGACGCTGGGTTCTCATCGATTTAGTAAGTTCATGGAACACCAACTTATCGAGATTTCCAAAGATTTTGATAGCACTCAGAAATTCGTCAAGGTAGGATGCAAACCCAGACCTGCGTTTATCCTCAGATGTATTCATAAAAATTGCCTCATTATCCTCGATCATCTGCCTGTTTTTGGCAAacatatcatcatctatATCGCGCTTCAAAAGGGAATAAGCTGAGAACACACGACTTTTAAGAATAAGATGCGTGAGAAGGGGTAGGAGAGCTCCACATAAAGCCAATAAATAAAATGATGCACCAGAATAGGAAATATAACTTATTGCAGCAGAAGTCATCCCAAGGAACACAAATTGAATCACTTTCGAAACAACATAAAATCCATTAGCAAATAATGACCCGATAAAGGATGAGCAGGATATAAACCAGTGCGCTAAAGCTCCCTGAGAATCAGTAGAGTTTATTAACACCACTGAATTTTCAAGCTCTTTACTCATTATTAACAATCTTAATTATACTGAAAGAGCCTGGCGCTTCTGAACtgatcttcaaaacttaAAGGACCGTTCCATTTGAAACCACCTTTTGTAGCGAAGAGAGCATGTTTTGCAGTCCATTTtttagatttttttttaccTTCCCTTTTTTTCAGGGTCGGTATGAAATGTATCGACGATAAGCGATATCAGTACGATGGATGGAAATATAGCCAGACCAAGCACTATGCGTAATCCTGAGCTAATGATAAACGGGATTTTAGACGGCACGGTATTCGAAAATAGGAGGGTTCCTGTGCTTGAGGGTTTTATGGAGGTTTTTCGCAGATCAGAAACCCGTGCTTAGCAAGCAGCACAGTGCAAGCGGATAGAGGCGAGACACAATTTTAAACGACTAGCAGTTATTTTGCCTGCATAAGCTCAGTCAGTGCCTTACTAAGattaattcttttggagCTAGCAATTACTACAAAACCAATACACGCAAtgtagtatatatatgtaacCCAACCTACTTAAATTACTAGTGAGAAGACCTTTCAGCCATTGGAAGCTTCTCCAAGGCCCTCTTGATTGCAACTATACCTTTTTGGAGGTCCTCTTCGGAGATGACCAATGGGGGCGCCAAACGAATGATGTGTTCGTGAGTTGGTTTGGCGAGCACACCTTCGTCTTTCATCAATAGACACAAGTCCCAAGCGGTCCTGTGGTTAGCCTTCGATGGATCTATAACGATTGCTGTGAGTAGGCCCTTACCACGAACTTCAGAGATAACACCATAGGATTCCGTCTTTAGTTTCTGCAGGTCGGCCTGGAACTTATCACCCAATACACGGGCACGTTCGACCAAGTTTTCCTTTCTAACGACCTCTAACGCAGCTATAGCAACGCGGGAGGACAAGGGATTACCTCCATATGTGGAGCCATGAGAGCCTGGAGAGAAACACGACATGATCTCCTTCGAGGACAGCACGCAAGACACAGGTAGAACACCGCCTGAGATAGCCTTTCCTAACAGAATAACGTCAGGCTTGACGCCCTCTGAGTGTTCGTAACACAACAACTTCCCAGTACGTCCGATACCAGTCTGAATCTCATCACAGATGAACAACACATTGTATTTACGGCACAGCGTCTGCACACCCAGTAAGTAGCTCGAAGGAGGAACGACAATCCCTGCCTCGCCCTGAATAGGTTCCAAGATAATGGCCGCAATCTTATCCCCAGAATGTTCAAGAGCCCTTTCTAAATCCTCAATCACACCATACCTAATAGACGCTCCCGCCCCACCAGGCAACTCGGCAGTAGTGTTGGCCAGGAATGGCCCAAAATCCTTCTTCGAGTCTTCCTCATCTGTAGACAACGAGATAGCACCAAACGTGCGTCCATGGAAATTACCCTGTGCCCCCAAAACTATAGCCTCACCCTGAAGAATGCCTTTCTTCATGTACCCCCACCGTCTCGCCAACTTGATCGCAGTCTCAACGGCTTCCGCCCCAGTGTTCATTGGCAAAACCATCTCGTATCCAAAGTACTCCGTCACATACTTGGcaaaaacagcaaaacAATCATTGGAAAACGCCCGCGAGGACAATGTCAACTGCGACGCTTGATCAACAAGTGCCTTGATGATCTCAGGGTGACAATGGCCCTGGTTCACCGCAGAATACGCAGACAAAAAGTCCAAGTATTCCTTCCCCTCGGGATCCCAAACATGTGCACCTGACGCACGGTGGAAAACCACAGGCAGAGGATGATAGTTATGGGCTGAATACTCGTTTTCGTACTCAACTGTAGTTTTCGAAgaaatattaaaatcaaCTGACACCATTATATTCTACACAAAAAATAATCGTTCCTTTTCAGCAAATAGCACCTTGTGTATACCTTCTCGTTAAACTCTTTTTCGTTGTCAAAAAGGTCCTCACTCAGTCTTAAAAACTTGTATTTTTCCTACTTTTCCAAAAGCAAGAGAACAACCAAtatagttatatatatatacaacttGATGATGTGATCAacataaaaagaaaaagaattgcAGTCCTTTAGTCAAAGAGGAATTAAACAAGCCGTCATCTTGCCTAGGTGCCTCCTCCAAAAATATTGCTCTTATAATCCCGTAAATATGGGATTCTACAAAGTGGTGATCATCTATTTCGCTATCAAGTGTACATAGGGGCATATCTTTCGCTCTTTATTTCGCATAGCGGTCTCTGTTCGTTCCGTCCAGTTCCGTCAAGTTCCcattatattaaaaaaaccaGAGGGAGAAAGGACGGCGAAAATACGAAAACGATGAGACGAGATGACGAAGACGTCGGGAAGGGAGTAGGGTGTGGTTTTGGTCCTTCTGTGGGCGGGTAACGCGGGACGATCGCCCGTGCACCTTTGTTTACATGTAAACAAACAACACCCACACATATTAGATATAATGGAGTTACCCGGCCGAGATCTAGCCGGTATATAAGTTCCAGAAGTTTCCCGCCTGTTCCTCCCTTCATGTCCGTGGCGTGGGTTGGAGCCGTTGTTGTCTGTCGTTTCTCTATAGACGTCTGTTCACGCTGGAGTTCCTCTGTCGGAGAATGCTTGGATAAGGATATAGGCCGGCTCTTTCAACCTCTCCCAGATATACAGGAAAGTACCAGACGAATATAGCAGAAGCCCCAGACATCTTATAGGAACACACACAAACACACATCATGACGACCTCAAGACCAAGTAGCGGAAACACGATGGCGGGTTACAAAAGACAATTGAATAGCAGGACTAGAGAGGGTTCGGAGCAGTGTAATGAGTATCAGAATGAGCTTTCGACAATCGGAATGCGTATCAGGCAGGCGGTAGACAACGGCTACCAGGCCCCCCACGATCCTGTAAGAGGGCGTGATGATGCTCAGGACCAGTTTTCGAATGTTTGTGTGCAAGATAACTCACGGTTTACAACCCCTGAATACAAGAGAACGTCTATGGAGGGTGGCAGGCAGCCACCGATGCTTGTGAACCAGCGTACTAtgtcttcatcttcgtcgtTAGAAGCGTGGGAGACGAATCTAGATGAACGTTTAAGTTTGATTGAGAACGCGATAATGCGCAACAAGTTAGGGGCAGGCGATTTTATGATGAGTGGTACCAAGAGAGGGTTTGATCAGCTAGAAATGGATAGGTGGTAGGCAACTTTGCGGGATACAACAAGAAAAGGAGGGATAAGAGAGAGAGGAGCGGTGTACGTGTGCGGCCAGTCGGacaatttttattatgttattgttttatttttgtgtAACTTGGGAAACGAAAAAATGCTGTCTTGGAtgcttttatttattatatattggAAGGAGGAGGTTTGCGGCAGCAGCTGCGGAAGCAGTTGCACGTGATACCCCGTCGTCTTATGAGCTAGAAACCGGCCTCCAAATCTCGCAACATAGATAGCTCTATATCTCGCCGGTACCCGCATAAGTGATCTGAACGGCCTTTGGGGAGCTGGATACTGCTGTCATTAGTTCTAAGATGGAACGTTGCAGggtatattattttgttataaTAGGAAgattgattatataatccCAGGAACCCCTTTCTGCGTGCTCGAAGATATGTCATAAGCTACGATCAAGCCTTTGCTCTGAACATCGCACTGGATCTTCCCTGCTTTCTCTAACCAAGGCACGCTGTGGTCTAGTGGGATGACCGTTGAAATATTGCGAGCAGTGGTGGTTGTAGAAGGAAGATATTTGGGGCGATAACAAGGGCATATCATCATCGAGTGATATAAAGGTGTTTTGAAGGTATTGATCCGCTACATGGCGACTATTGTTTTGCCATCATTTATGTCCCTTATAGTATACTTTATAAGTGCTTATCGTTCGGCCAATAGCAAGTTTGGAATTGTTCAAAGGTTGCTTAGCAGTCGCTATAACAACACACAGCTTCTTATATTGGGTGGCGTAACTGTTATTTCATATTATATACTGGGTCCTTCAATATCAGGCTGGCTGTCCCCAGGTAGCGCAGATATGTTCAAGAGTTCCCCAAGGGAGGACAGATATACCACCGGACTAACGAACAGTCGGAACGACTGTTTTGCAAATTCGTCGATACAAGCCCTTGCATCGTTGCCTGCGTTGGCAGAATACTTGAACGGCGTTACGGAAGTCGTAAGGAGCACACGTCAGGCTCTGGGCTTATTGGTTCCCAGGGACGATGCAGCGGATTTCAGCGATCACGGTGGAATGCCCTCGAAAAAGTCGGCGTCGCCGTTTACAGATCCAGCAGCGGTGTCAGCAAACTGTGCAGCTGCAAATGGCAAGGAGCCCGAAGGGAACCATGTGACTCCGGACTTGCTGTTACCGGATCTTCGCATGCACGAAGCCCTTAGCATTATGATCCACAATCTGCAACAGCCTGTGAAGAATTACACACAAACCTCGCTGCAGCCATTGTTGCATACTTTGGAACAGATTCACAATGCCAAGATTTCTTCAGGACAAAACGATGCACACGAGTTTTCGCAGATCCTCTTTGAGACGCTGGAAAAAGAGCGTCTGGCACTGAAGACATTTCTTGAGAAGCAGCAGCTTTCAGATATACGTATTCCAGAATTCCCTTTTCAAGGTTCTCTGGCTACTAATCTCATCTGTTTGAGGTGCAACAATTCCTCTAAGGTAAATGTACACCGTTTTACAATGCATTCGTTGCCTGTGCCCCAGATGTCTAGTGCAAGCTTAAAAGATATGATGTTCGACAACCAAACAGAGACAATTGAGGGTTATTCGTGCATTTCGTGTAGGTTGAGAGCCATTCTCAACAACGAAAGACAGCGCGATTATCATAATGTCTCACAGGAAGAGCGAGCAAAATTGGATGATCTCGCTAAGCTTCTGCCACGCATTTGCATCAACGACGACCTACCGGAACCCCTTGAACTTTACGTTAAATCATACCATAAAGATGGCTGCCATATTCCGAGCCTCAAATCCAGAATACTAAAACGTACCGTTGTAGTTAGTTCTCCAAAAGTCCTTCTACTGCACTTATCTCGTTCTGTTTTTGACGGTGTCACCTACACCAAAAATTCCTGCAATGTACTTTTCCCAGAAGATCTGATCCTCAACGAAcaagaaattaaagaagacAGATGTATAGCCGTACATTGCGTACGCTACAAGCTCCAAGCAATGATCAAACACACAGGAACTCATTTCCAAGGTCACTATGAGGTGTTCCGCCACAAACCCGACTTCGTAAAAGACCTGAAGTCCCGCGCAGTCTTCATATCTTCGCCCACCGTCGCCCTTCCCGTCTGCACATCCTCCTCGACATCCAAAAACGCACTACTGAGTTTTGCAGCCAGTTATAGCACCCCAATAACCGAGGCCATCGACGCAGTAACTACAACGAGCCCTGCCGCCGAAACCATCCCCGACACCACGCaatgcaacaacaacaacaacccTCCACAAAAACCGCCCAGATCCTCAACCCTCAAAAGAATCGCACACCTGATGCCCAGCAAACAACAAACCACCCCCTCCAGAACAACAGACTCCAGCAACTCCTCCGAACAAGAAATCCACCCGATACCCTCCAGCGAAGTCTCCTCCAACCCCGCCGTAGGACAGCCCCACCGCCCATCCTCTGCCTCGTCGAACATGATAAATACTCACTCCGCCACTGCTACTACCTCCACCGACGACATCACCGACTGTCCTGCCAGCATCACCGCC contains these protein-coding regions:
- the NTE1 gene encoding lysophospholipase (similar to Ashbya gossypii AER124W), translating into MSKELENSVVLINSTDSQGALAHWFISCSSFIGSLFANGFYVVSKVIQFVFLGMTSAAISYISYSGASFYLLALCGALLPLLTHLILKSRVFSAYSLLKRDIDDDMFAKNRQMIEDNEAIFMNTSEDKRRSGFASYLDEFLSAIKIFGNLDKLVFHELTKSMRTQRLEQDEVMLLDDSVGFSIVVEGTLQIYHKIATPHENSNSHNGAKPVTDDYQYETTDDDLRVNGERFQLLNKVTAGNHVSSLVSILKLFTDNQAPMTETNGLGAKSPSTECIVDTSFRPSVFPFLDSLQEPQNVDIALTKAYQKYDVSLQNMPNAPTPSYSPVPRHIDDSPISNHSIVEKSSESLPEIVAYASTDCTVAVIPASAFKRLMVKYPRSASHIIQMILTELYRVTFQTAHSYLGLTKEIMYTEVLLNRRVNFELPYYLQDALLKSIQRKSNELPSQENIHRHQRGSARNISQGSTKGSRHIALESRDQFNPGDLLSNVPLSRKDFSCRTTNASSGLSRAQKYSKDNSSTNITLHQGEPHNSNSHHPSISSPSTLSTKTSKINLNENPNSYSFSAAEETEESAWRMALVESIFGYLGITNENIMPPNEDSFLVKHRRTSSASLCSSFASVSQTKSLNQEVFKCLSPEKVKIRKKAQRAKYAEKEPLNLDFNSAKVEFAQGLETMFISSGTILLEQNANSKGLYYIVSGELEVCSKAEEDLVEHVLYTVKPGGIAGYLAAVIGFKSFVSLRAKTDLYVGFVALGVLEKLCDKYFMIYLRIAETLTNLLSPKILKLDYALEWVHLEASETLFKQNDPANAIYVVLNGRLRQLHQRTKTQEPLEEKLSSLRRKKTRKELNKRHVQVIGEYSQGCSFGEVEVITAVNRLSTVVAVRDTELARIPRTLFEVLALEHPSIMIRVSRLVARNILQKHSDSDEPTKIMNNANGYRYDFNLMIPSSVSSSSWGSDSFSWAINYKTITILPITQGLPVEEFATKLVSAFKQVGRTTIGLTQSTTLSHLGRHAFDKLANLKQSGYFTQLEELYEVVVYIADTPINSSWTSTCISQGDCILLLADATSEPDIGEYERLLLKNKTTARTELLLLHPERYVEPGLTHKWLRNRMWVHQHHHMQFVSSQKHSERSEPKSGVNFLNPASVFMERLRQKERLNQLTKKTQENFVKLLPDSIKSTMENISLKYIQRKQKYYTPVYAHKNDFLRLARILSGQAIGLVLGGGGARGISHLGVLKAIEEHGIPIDMIGGTSIGSFVGGLYAKDYDLVPIYGRVKKFAGRIGSLWRMLSDMTWPVTSYTTGHEFNRGIWKSFGDIRIEDFWIQYYCNSTNITESVQEIHSSGYAWRYIRASMSLAGILPPLTDNGSMLLDGGYLDNLPVSEMKSRGCKTIFAVDVGSVDDRTPMEYGDSLNGFWILFNRWNPFSKHPNIPNMAEIQMRLGYVASVNALEKAKSTPGVIYFRPPIEPYATLDFAKFEEIYQVGAAYGRMFFQELEKTGNMPKIPGNEPFSAQGMHLQHRRNSI
- the CAR2 gene encoding ornithine-oxo-acid transaminase (similar to Ashbya gossypii AER123W); translated protein: MVSVDFNISSKTTVEYENEYSAHNYHPLPVVFHRASGAHVWDPEGKEYLDFLSAYSAVNQGHCHPEIIKALVDQASQLTLSSRAFSNDCFAVFAKYVTEYFGYEMVLPMNTGAEAVETAIKLARRWGYMKKGILQGEAIVLGAQGNFHGRTFGAISLSTDEEDSKKDFGPFLANTTAELPGGAGASIRYGVIEDLERALEHSGDKIAAIILEPIQGEAGIVVPPSSYLLGVQTLCRKYNVLFICDEIQTGIGRTGKLLCYEHSEGVKPDVILLGKAISGGVLPVSCVLSSKEIMSCFSPGSHGSTYGGNPLSSRVAIAALEVVRKENLVERARVLGDKFQADLQKLKTESYGVISEVRGKGLLTAIVIDPSKANHRTAWDLCLLMKDEGVLAKPTHEHIIRLAPPLVISEEDLQKGIVAIKRALEKLPMAERSSH
- a CDS encoding uncharacterized protein (similar to Ashbya gossypii AER122c), producing the protein MTTSRPSSGNTMAGYKRQLNSRTREGSEQCNEYQNELSTIGMRIRQAVDNGYQAPHDPVRGRDDAQDQFSNVCVQDNSRFTTPEYKRTSMEGGRQPPMLVNQRTMSSSSSLEAWETNLDERLSLIENAIMRNKLGAGDFMMSGTKRGFDQLEMDRW
- the UBP16 gene encoding putative ubiquitin-specific protease UBP16 (similar to Ashbya gossypii AEL242W); the encoded protein is MATIVLPSFMSLIVYFISAYRSANSKFGIVQRLLSSRYNNTQLLILGGVTVISYYILGPSISGWLSPGSADMFKSSPREDRYTTGLTNSRNDCFANSSIQALASLPALAEYLNGVTEVVRSTRQALGLLVPRDDAADFSDHGGMPSKKSASPFTDPAAVSANCAAANGKEPEGNHVTPDLLLPDLRMHEALSIMIHNLQQPVKNYTQTSLQPLLHTLEQIHNAKISSGQNDAHEFSQILFETLEKERLALKTFLEKQQLSDIRIPEFPFQGSLATNLICLRCNNSSKVNVHRFTMHSLPVPQMSSASLKDMMFDNQTETIEGYSCISCRLRAILNNERQRDYHNVSQEERAKLDDLAKLLPRICINDDLPEPLELYVKSYHKDGCHIPSLKSRILKRTVVVSSPKVLLLHLSRSVFDGVTYTKNSCNVLFPEDLILNEQEIKEDRCIAVHCVRYKLQAMIKHTGTHFQGHYEVFRHKPDFVKDLKSRAVFISSPTVALPVCTSSSTSKNALLSFAASYSTPITEAIDAVTTTSPAAETIPDTTQCNNNNNPPQKPPRSSTLKRIAHLMPSKQQTTPSRTTDSSNSSEQEIHPIPSSEVSSNPAVGQPHRPSSASSNMINTHSATATTSTDDITDCPASITAPALSTPNPTTYRKIKHVSTHPWWHISDTQVAERKTSELVAETKHVYMLYYQQLPP